A part of Aegilops tauschii subsp. strangulata cultivar AL8/78 chromosome 2, Aet v6.0, whole genome shotgun sequence genomic DNA contains:
- the LOC120974246 gene encoding uncharacterized protein yields MAGIAHKEFPELAQTGLNYLSWSSDCEIFLQGKTLLRAIGKGAQLAVTDPKFETENAQALHFLRHHLSPTLKDEYMAERSASSLWSALKQRFERLKYTVKPRAEAEWIRLRFADFKTVGEYNSALHRICTTLRLCGTEITDSQKIEKTLSTFHPDAVQSSRNYRQGNYTRYSELIDVLQVAEAQDEVLKKNFVAQPLGGSSRQEVNALKVRKPQQKKRGRKGKKKGPHPPAPAKQNKPGTGGQRPQDCFRCGSVEHFSRQCRAPQEVVAAYKARKARETHLALVQEGAPPAPMVAPVMIATPPAVPIEATPVVPIAAALAASTEAHVAMEVDHMAASAAPPLDIDAASKIISEEDQFTSMEIAAEVNGFFTEST; encoded by the coding sequence ATGGCCGGAATTGCCCACAAGGAGTTTCCTGAGTTGGCCCAGACAGGGTTGAACTACCTGTCATGGTCCTCGGACTGCGAGATCTTTCTCCAGGGCAAAACCCTCCTGAGGGCGATCGGTAAGGGGGCCCAGCTGGCCGTCACTGATCCCAAGTTCGAGACTGAGAATGCGCAGGCTCTGCACTTTCTCCGTCATCACCTGTCACCTACTCTGAAAGATGAGTATATGGCTGAGCGCAGTGCTTCTAGCCTTTGGAGCGCTCTTAAGCAGCGGTTCGAGCGGCTGAAGTACACTGTGAAGCCACGTGCAGAGGCAGAGTGGATCCGTCTGAGGTTTGCGGACTTCAAGACGGTTGGGGAGTACAATTCGGCTCTGCACCGGATTTGTACGACTCTTCGGTTGTGTGGTACTGAGATTACCGACTCCCAGAAGATTGAGAAAACCCTATCCACTTTCCACCCCGACGCGGTCCAGTCCTCACGGAACTACCGCCAGGGGAACTACACGAGGTATTCAGAGTTGATTGACGTCCTCCAGGTGGCGGAGGCGCAAGACGAGGTTCTCAAAAAGAACTTTGTCGCGCAACCACTTGGGGGGAGTTCTCGCCAGGAGGTGAACGCTCTCAAAGTCCGCAAGCCTCAACAGAAGAAGAGGGGCCGGAAGGGCAAGAAGAAGGGCCCTCACCCCCCCGCCCCGGCTAAGCAGAACAAGCCGGGCACGGGAGGGCAAAGGCCTCAGGACTGCTTCCGTTGTGGCTCGGTGGAGCATTTCTCCCGCCAGTGCCGCGCACCACAGGAGGTCGTTGCTGCATATAAGGCTCGGAAGGCGCGTGAGACGCACCTCGCCTTGGTTCAGGAGGGAGCTCCACCGGCGCCCATGGTGGCACCCGTGATGATTGCTACTCCCCCTGCTGTGCCTATAGAGGCGACCCCCGTGGTGCCCATCGCGGCAGCTTTGGCGGCCTCTACCGAGGCCCACGTCGCCATGGAGGTTGACCACATGGCCGCCTCGGCGGCGCCGCCACTAGACATTGATGCTGCCTCCAAGATAATTTCTGAGGAGGATCAGTTCACTAGTATGGAGATTGCGGCGGAAGTGAATGGCTTCTTCACCGAGTCCACTTAG